Proteins found in one Planococcus citri chromosome 2, ihPlaCitr1.1, whole genome shotgun sequence genomic segment:
- the LOC135834598 gene encoding uncharacterized protein LOC135834598 isoform X3: MSANTPKSENSHRILVIIVLSINLMNGLFGITMISFLECDTEIRGIYACIEWFILMATIIATIKKNPFMISCSIVIMLGEVFIYLCLSICLFYRYFFGILWQILADQSTENVKEEEVFKYMYILIVLFFIAIFFAFKYYSLEVLYKYEDHNRKISRSRSRQYERCDVKYLSGLHEKGFPDAPSSYDFKEIESAMSAYGNGIALFGEKL, translated from the exons ATGAGTGCGAATACTcctaaaagtgaaaattcacaTCGTATCCTCGTTATTATCGTCCTCAGTATCAATTTA ATGAACGGTTTATTTGGAATCACGATGATATCATTTCTCGAATGTGATACTGAAATACGTGGAATTTACGCATGTATCGAGTGGTTCATATTAATGGCAACAATCATTGCTACTATTAAA aaaaacccgTTCATGATTTCCTGTTCAATTGTCATTATGCTCGGCGAAGTGTTCATTTACTTGTGCTTGAGTATTTGCTTATTTTATAgatattttttcggaattttatgGCAAATATTAGCGGATCAGTCTACAGAAAATGTGAAGGAAGAAGAAGTATTCAAATACATGTATATTTTGATTGTTTTATTCttcattgcgattttttttg CTTTCAAGTATTACTCTTTAGAGGTCTTGTATAAGTATGAAGATCATAATCGTAAAATAAGTCGATCAAGATCGAGACAATATGAAAGATGCGATGTAAAATATCTATCAGGACTTCACGAAAAAGGCTTTCCAGACGCTCCTTCTTCGTatgattttaaagaaattgaatCAGCCATGTCAGCATATGGAAATG GAATTGCACTCTTTGGTGAAAAGCTATGA
- the LOC135834598 gene encoding uncharacterized protein LOC135834598 isoform X1 has translation MSANTPKSENSHRILVIIVLSINLVICFMQMNGLFGITMISFLECDTEIRGIYACIEWFILMATIIATIKKNPFMISCSIVIMLGEVFIYLCLSICLFYRYFFGILWQILADQSTENVKEEEVFKYMYILIVLFFIAIFFAFKYYSLEVLYKYEDHNRKISRSRSRQYERCDVKYLSGLHEKGFPDAPSSYDFKEIESAMSAYGNGIALFGEKL, from the exons ATGAGTGCGAATACTcctaaaagtgaaaattcacaTCGTATCCTCGTTATTATCGTCCTCAGTATCAATTTA GTCATTTGTTTTATGCAGATGAACGGTTTATTTGGAATCACGATGATATCATTTCTCGAATGTGATACTGAAATACGTGGAATTTACGCATGTATCGAGTGGTTCATATTAATGGCAACAATCATTGCTACTATTAAA aaaaacccgTTCATGATTTCCTGTTCAATTGTCATTATGCTCGGCGAAGTGTTCATTTACTTGTGCTTGAGTATTTGCTTATTTTATAgatattttttcggaattttatgGCAAATATTAGCGGATCAGTCTACAGAAAATGTGAAGGAAGAAGAAGTATTCAAATACATGTATATTTTGATTGTTTTATTCttcattgcgattttttttg CTTTCAAGTATTACTCTTTAGAGGTCTTGTATAAGTATGAAGATCATAATCGTAAAATAAGTCGATCAAGATCGAGACAATATGAAAGATGCGATGTAAAATATCTATCAGGACTTCACGAAAAAGGCTTTCCAGACGCTCCTTCTTCGTatgattttaaagaaattgaatCAGCCATGTCAGCATATGGAAATG GAATTGCACTCTTTGGTGAAAAGCTATGA
- the LOC135834598 gene encoding uncharacterized protein LOC135834598 isoform X2, producing MSANTPKSENSHRILVIIVLSINLVICFMQMNGLFGITMISFLECDTEIRGIYACIEWFILMATIIATIKKNPFMISCSIVIMLGEVFIYLCLSICLFYRYFFGILWQILADQSTENVKEEEVFKYMYILIVLFFIAIFFAFKYYSLEVLYKYEDHNRKISRSRSRQYERCDVKYLSGLHEKGFPDAPSSYDFKEIESAMSAYGNGII from the exons ATGAGTGCGAATACTcctaaaagtgaaaattcacaTCGTATCCTCGTTATTATCGTCCTCAGTATCAATTTA GTCATTTGTTTTATGCAGATGAACGGTTTATTTGGAATCACGATGATATCATTTCTCGAATGTGATACTGAAATACGTGGAATTTACGCATGTATCGAGTGGTTCATATTAATGGCAACAATCATTGCTACTATTAAA aaaaacccgTTCATGATTTCCTGTTCAATTGTCATTATGCTCGGCGAAGTGTTCATTTACTTGTGCTTGAGTATTTGCTTATTTTATAgatattttttcggaattttatgGCAAATATTAGCGGATCAGTCTACAGAAAATGTGAAGGAAGAAGAAGTATTCAAATACATGTATATTTTGATTGTTTTATTCttcattgcgattttttttg CTTTCAAGTATTACTCTTTAGAGGTCTTGTATAAGTATGAAGATCATAATCGTAAAATAAGTCGATCAAGATCGAGACAATATGAAAGATGCGATGTAAAATATCTATCAGGACTTCACGAAAAAGGCTTTCCAGACGCTCCTTCTTCGTatgattttaaagaaattgaatCAGCCATGTCAGCATATGGAAATGGTATTATTTGA